A genomic region of Oncorhynchus mykiss isolate Arlee chromosome 4, USDA_OmykA_1.1, whole genome shotgun sequence contains the following coding sequences:
- the LOC118964431 gene encoding transport and Golgi organization protein 1 homolog isoform X8, whose product MTQTMFSFSFQETDFVCFDTGHDKFDSYDIDSLLGSSLLLTDEEESVQVTTETFYLNKSAESTTVEVDEPPPEVTLLENDEIDRDVPEDIDKVVEVLDNDDLRHFEALESSLPHPETLDTKGVEYNTVLETTAERIKDYLQKDQQRTEDSVPYSVVEPEEGEIKETPSEPLSKDDPELENAPDGFSEGRPIPELKTTLGITFDAVTSNDEDTWKVTPYDKESDKTEYQQDEESDYHLRETPLLAFSEESSNLEHENILESDHTDEEDSLSEVPHTQKQDSKDNNLWSAFGDTVFNVVSGGERIAHVASSEENEEDDEGEITPEQPPKIEEPKESFGCSTSSELIFEQPADSNFSEDAVKVPDEDSQMLQFEDESEEADIEPSTPPAYEAGHTEALAENLTVDDSPVPKQLSQTDMLSDFDSKNDELELKQAVEELPIQKEESIDFSQVENTFKQGGTELFRLLREPYQKIPDPSKNTMVKESHLELPIEEDDSIHLVGEEIEEELLEDENAVLSSSKTEHTDENDTESLSEFGSEQPNNYTQTDVVSSDVLDVVQHGEAIDIEPEVHETENDAESHTPSLKDKVLDPLPNKETEYSDNVLRLTLLRDHFKEEDMERLQKILGLQNLFRVEFLFSDLELKAAWLSQTNTSKDIEKVLEAILEASETPILDEIERMLDAQEIADLQQEAGEFVEEASILDDFQELVFTLSQKYSTARNSAPMAVGSQLHPDTEKTFPQSVEDIDKDNLTVTETGEETKAPEKPAHDSHKIPYMGIDEDSGYLNRNKDNQASSKTPEEIQRGPQTILENTLDMGLSVDMDHPPSGSLESPPVTDFHEDEQSGSSFVSVLILSGHLITLFYEYLGIYGVMMVTSLPEHWKSGPDFYSVFCEPVLVTAGAGVIGFLFWSSILSVKSKSYLITEKELVDRMKMLEQEKKEILQKVAELQQRGEELKENQKLSEKSATFSLEKIQDLENIVQEMERQNERLDEENHLLAISFDKERANTAKHDDMMSEMDKTIEKLKRSKKKTQDALSKSTILMDEVKLREDARNVQHQVLEKDIATLKEENLSLHHAAKLWEEKHRETREQIKVYHKSQKDLEDSLVQKDHNVEVLSDLLGDLEACDDLKGGVVANGEAFNDKQTIIQNRVKQMMVVSRNFPQVQTTLSVVEKERDRFMTKLLNEEKSRKELEEQFQKLEHDILLVKSDKNHMENQYKTLQQKNDIMTEMYQQKENALQQKLTKEEFERPNKEDRLTKVDSKALEEEVKVCRQRVKEIQDKLKRTEKSYKAQIIKQEQKSHENWAIARAAEQAMFNEKKENIHLHNLLTSMSSKLNELRRPLFKPTLGMAPMPLRRGPRPCGRYPPDHKHPVASRPDTMAPSTSSPSDLGSSTAPLESQAEAQASTENPEANTRPQGPGSLLVSPIRPPPDSRPGPLRPVISHPSGLCYRPIPGRHHIPPPPPFMPPVYRPDNGHSGMMPPGPPPPNGHPLIPPGHRRPTPGAYSPPSPHNRYLPPPSHYEPVPPPFGVSGSTPMARPMGPPHTYVHYGPLDHSILPPGVAPYPHVGPRDFPVQPQVPHGHDSSVGPQPGAGPQGQGQDYRSQQATAAPQDSDRK is encoded by the exons ATGACTCAAACaatgttttctttttcttttcagGAAACCGACTTTGTTTGCTTTGACACTGGACACGATAAGTTTGACAGTTATGACATTGATTCACTGTTAGGTTCCTCTTTATTGTTAACAGACGAGGAGGAATCTGTGCAAGTAACCACAGAGACTTTTTACCTTAACAAAAGTGCTGAGAGCACCACGGTGGAAGTGGATGAGCCTCCACCTGAAGTGACATTGTTAGAAAATGATGAGATTGATAGGGATGTTCCTGAGGACATCGATAAGGTTGTAGAGGTTCTAGATAATGATGATCTGAGACATTTTGAGGCTTTAGAGTCCTCTCTGCCTCACCCTGAAACTCTTGACACAAAGGGAGTGGAATATAACACTGTACTTGAGACCACAGCTGAGAGGATCAAAGATTACCTTCAGAAAGATCAGCAGAGGACAGAGGACTCTGTGCCGTACAGTGTTGTTGAACCAGAGGAAGGTGAGATCAAAGAAACCCCCTCAGAACCTCTATCCAAAGATGATCCTGAGTTAGAAAATGCACCTGATGGTTTTTCAGAAGGCAGACCTATTCCGGAGTTAAAAACCACACTTGGAATAACTTTTGATGCTGTCACTTCCAATGATGAGGACACTTGGAAGGTGACTCCATATGATAAGGAAAGTGACAAGACTGAATATCAGCAGGATGAGGAAAGTGATTATCATCTCAGGGAAACTCCATTGCTGGCTTTTTCTGAAGAAAGTTCTAATTTGGAACACGAGAACATTCTGGAATCTGATCATACAGATGAGGAAGACAGTCTATCAGAGGTACCTCATACACAGAAACAGGACTCCAAGGACAATAACCTGTGGTCTGCATTTGGTGATACAGTTTTTAACGTTGTCAGTGGTGGGGAAAGAATAGCTCATGTTGCCAGTTCAGAGGAAAATGAGGAGGATGACGAAGGTGAGATTACACCAGAGCAGCCTCCCAAAATTGAAGAACCCAAGGAGTCATTTGGCTGTTCTACTTCCTCTGAGCTAATCTTTGAGCAACCTGCGGACTCTAATTTCAGTGAGGATGCTGTCAAAGTACCCGATGAGGATTCTCAGATGTTGCAGTTTGAGGATGAATCTGAAGAAGCTGACATTGAACCTTCAACACCTCCTGCTTATGAGGCAGGACACACTGAGGCTTTAGCAGAGAATCTTACAGTAGATGACAGCCCAGTCCCTAAACAGCTCTCACAGACAGACATGCTCTCAGACTTTGATAGTAAAAATGATGAATTAGAGCTGAAACAAGCTGTTGAAGAACTCCCCATACAAAAAGAGGAGTCAATAGATTTCTCACAAGTAGAGAATACATTTAAACAGGGTGGTACAGAGCTTTTTAGACTATTGCGAGAACCATACCAGAAGATCCCGGATCCAAGTAAAAACACAATGGTGAAAGAGAGCCATCTTGAACTCCCCATAGAGGAGGATGATTCAATACACCTAGTGGGGGAAGAGATTGAGGAAGAGTTGCTAGAGGATGAAAATGCGGTATTGTCTTCATCCAAAACTGAGCACACTGATGAAAATGACACAGAAAGTCTATCTGAATTTGGGTCAGAGCAACCCAATAATTATACACAAACCGATGTTGTatccagtgatgtgttggatgtgGTCCAACACGGCGAGGCTATTGACATAGAACCTGAGGTGCATGAGACTGAAAATGATGCTGAAAGCCACACACCCTCACTTAAAGATAAAGTTCTGGATCCCCTTCCAAACAAGGAGACGGAATACAGTGACAATGTGTTGAGGCTGACACTATTGCGAGACCACTTCAAGGAGGAGGATATGGAGCGCCTCCAAAAGATTCTAGGTCTTCAGAATCTCTTTAGGGTGGAGTTCCTGTTTTCTGACCTGGAGCTGAAGGCTGCCTGGCTGTCCCAGACAAACACCAGTAAGGACATTGAAAAGGTGCTGGAAGCCATTTTGGAAGCCTCTGAAACCCCAATCCTGGATGAGATTGAGAGGATGCTGGATGCCCAGGAGATCGCTGACCTGCAGCAGGAGGCTGGTGAGTTTGTTGAGGAAGCTTCCATCTTGGACGACTTCCAGGAATTGGTGTTCACCCTGAGTCAGAAGTACTCAACGGCCAGAAACAGTGCTCCCATGGCAGTGGGCAGTCAACTACACCCTGACAcag AGAAGACATTCCCGCAGTCTGTGGAGGACATAGACAAGGACAACCTCACTGTGACAGAGACGGGTGAAGAGACTAAGGCACCTGAGAAGCCTGCCCATGATAGTCACAAGATACCATATATGGGCATTGATGAGGATAGTGGGTACTTGAACAGAAACAAAGACAATCAGGCAAGCTCTAAAACTCCAGAAGAAATCCAGAGGGGCCCTCAAACTATTTTGGAAAATACCTTGGACATGGGACTTAGCGTAGACATGGATCACCCTCCCTCAG GATCTCTGGAGTCACCTCCTGTCACTGATTTCCATGAAGATGAGCAGAGTGGTTCATCATTCGTATCAGTGCTAATTTTATCTGGTCATCTCATCACCCTGTTTTATGAGTATCTTGGAATATATGGTGTTATG ATGGTCACCAGCCTGCCAGAGCACTGGAAGTCAGGTCCAGACTTCTACAGCGTGTTCTGTGAACCCGTGCTGGTCACTGCAGGTGCCGGGGTCATCGGCTTCCTCTTCTGGAGTAGCATTCTATCT GTCAAAAGCAAGTCATATCTAA TTACTGAAAAAGAGCTGGTGGACAGGATGAAAATGCTTGAACAAGAGAAGAAGGAGATACTCCAAAAGGTCGCTGAACTGCAGCAACGG GGCGAAGAACTTAAAGAAAATCAAAAGCTGTCTGAAAaatctgccactttctctctggaGAAGATCCAGGATTTGGAG AATATTGtgcaagagatggagagacaaaatGAGCGCCTGGATGAGGAAAATCACTTACTCGCCATATCCTTTGACAAAGAGCGGGCCAACACTGCGAAACATGACGATATG ATGTCCGAAATGGACAAAACCATTGAGAAGTTGAAGCGCAGCAAGAAGAAGACCCAGGACGCACTCTCCAAG TCTACCATTCTGATGGATGAAGTCAAGCTCCGTGAAGATGCCCGGAATGTCCAGCACCAGGTTCTGGAGAAGGATATTGCCACCCTGAAGGAGGAGAACCTCTCG CTGCACCATGCTGCCAAGTTGTGGGAGGAGAAGCACAGGGAGACAAGAGAGCAGATCAAAGTCTACCACAAGTCTCAGAAAGACCTGGAGGATTCCCTCGTTCAAAAGGACCACAACGTTGAG GTTCTGTCTGACCTGCTAGGAGACCTGGAGGCCTGCGATGACCTGAAAGGTGGAGTTGTGGCTAACGGGGAAGCCTTTAACG ACAAGCAGACCATCATCCAAAACCGCGTTAAGCAAATGATGGTCGTCTCTCGG AACTTTCCACAGGTCCAGACCACTCTGTCTGTTGTGGAGAAAGAGCGCGATCGCTTCATGACCAAGCTGCTGAACGAAGAGAAGTCCAGGAAAGAGCTGGAAG AGCAATTTCAGAAGTTGGAGCATGACATCTTGTTGGTGAAAAGTGACAAGAACCACATGGAGAACCAGTACAAGACCCTGCAGCAGAAGAATGACATCATGACTGAGATGTACCAGCAGAAGGAGAACGCTTTGCAGCA GAAGCTGACCAAGGAGGAGTTTGAGCGCCCCAACAAGGAAGACCGGCTGACGAAGGTGGACAGCAAGGCCCTAGAGGAGGAGGTCAAGGTGTGTAGGCAGCGCGTTAAAGAGATCCAGGATAAGCTGAAACGGACCGAGAAGTCCTACAAAGCCCAGATCATTAAGCAGGAGCAGAAATCTCACGAGAACTGG GCGATTGCACGCGCCGCAGAGCAAGCTATGTTCAACGAGAAGAAGGAAAACATTCACCTTCATAACTT ACTGACTTCCATGTCCAGCAAGCTGAATGAGCTCCGTAGGCCTCTGTTCAAGCCCACCCTTGGGATGGCTCCCATGCCTCTCCGACGAG GACCACGACCTTGCGGCCGTTACCCTCCTGACCACAAACACCCAGTGGCTTCTAGACCTG ACACCATGGCCCCAAGTACATCCTCACCAAGCGATCTGGGCAGCTCG ACCGCTCCACTAGAGTCACAGGCTGAGGCCCAGGCCTCCACAGAGAACCCAGAGGCA AACACTCGACCTCAGGGTCCTGGCTCCCTGCTGGTCTCTCCCATCAGGCCCCCCCCCGACTCAAGACCCGGCCCCCTCAGACCAGTCATCAGCCATCCCTCCGGACTCTGCTACCGTCCCATTCCCGGACGCCACCacatccctcctcccccacccttcATGCCTCCCGTGTACCGACCAGACAACGGACACTCAGGCATGATGCCTCCTGGACCCCCACCGCCTAACGGACACCCGTTGATACCACCCGGACATCGGCGTCCAACTCCTGGTGCTTACAGTCCCCCTTCCCCACACAACCGGTACCTTCCTCCACCTTCTCACTATGAACCGGTGCCTCCCCCATTCG GTGTTTCCGGCAGCACTCCTATGGCCCGACCCATGGGACCCCCACATACCTACGTGCACTATGGACCACTTGATCACTCCATCCTGCCCCCTGGGGTGGCCCCATACCCTCATGTCGGCCCCAGAGACTTCCCTGTGCAGCCACAGGTCCCACATGGCCATGACTCTTCAGTGGGCCCCCAGCCCGGCGCTGGCCCCCAGGGCCAGGGGCAAGACTATAGGTCCCAGCAGGCAACAGCTGCCCCCCAGGACTCAGACAGAAAATAA